TAGCGACTGCCTGCAACAGGAGAAGTTATTAAATGAACCTTAGCCATTCATACTACCTCCTGTATTTTTTTAAGGAGCGGTTCTGCAATTTTATTTATATTTCCTGCACCCAGGATAAGCACCACATCCCCTGATTTTAATTGTTTTACCAAGAAATCGGGAACTTCATACATATCACGAACAAGGAATACATGATTGGCTCCCTGCTCTTTAGCCGAATCTACAATCAAATCCGATGTTACACCATTGATAGGAGTTTCACGAGAAGCGTAAATATCTGTAATAACTGCCATATCGGCTTTTGATAAAACTTTTGCGAAATCTTCCGCAAAGAATTTTGTGCGACTATATAAATGTGGTTGAAAAACGACAATCCGTCGTTGGGGTTTTATCCACTGAAGAGCCTCCATAGTGCTGGCTATTTCCGTGGGATGATGAGCATAATCTTCAACAACAGCTATACCTTTTTCTTCTCCACAAAGTTGGAGTCTTCTTTTTACACCACTAAATTGCTGTAGCCCATCCGAAATTAATCCAAAACGCAACCCCAAACAAATACCCACAGCGCAAGCCCCTAAAGCATTACGAATATTATGAATACCTAATGTATGGATAGTCAATTCCCCCAATCTTCCCTTAACGCCTAATCGTTCATCCTGACTTATTACAGTAAATTTTGTTTTAATTCCAGCAAGAACATCGCGAATGGAATCTTTTTTTTCAGGGACTTCTATCTTAACATCCATTCCTCTCAGGGAACAATGCTCTTCTAACCCATAAGTTATACATACACTTTCAATCTCTGGAACAATGGATTTTATATTCGGGTCATCGCCACAAAGTATCGAATAGCCATAGAAAGGAACATCATTGCAAAAATCTATAAAGGCTTTTTTTATACGGTCTAATGTTCCATAATATTCCAGATGTTCTGCATCAATACTCGTAACTACGGCTATAGTCGGATGTAATCTCAAAAAAGAGCCGTCATGTTCATCTGCCTCTGCTACCAGATAATTCCCCGTTCCCCAACGAGCATTGGTTCCACTACGGTGTAATATTCCACCCACAATACTTGTAGCCCCGATGTTGGCATACTCTAAAAATGAGGCTATCATGGATGTAGTTGTAGTTTTACCATGCGTTCCACCTACTGCAATAGCATTGGGTTTCAGACGAATCAGGTCGGCAAGTAAGTCGCTACGATGAATTACAGGGATACCTAATTTCTTGGCTGTAATTATTTCAACATTATCATCTGAAACTGCGGCAGAACGAACAACTATGCCCACATTATTTATATGCTCAGGGGCGTGTCCTTCATAAAACTTTAATCCATAACTTATTAACCGTTCCACAATTTCAGAAGATTTTAAATCAGAACCAGAAACTTCATATCCGAGATTGAGCAGAATTTCAGCAAGACCGCTCATCCCGATGCCACCGACACCAATAAAATGTATTTTTCGTTTAACGCCATTCATTTTTAATATCCTAAAAATACTATATATAGAATACTATATATAGTATAAAAAAACAAGTTTCTTAGTCAATATTAATTAAAAAATTATAAATGCAAAAAAAATTCAGTATTCTTTCTTATGGATAATTTATATGTCTGTTGTATAAGGAATAATTTCCCATTCTCATAAATTATGTTGCTCTAAATTCTACAGGGATTGCATTACAATCTAATGTTTAATTTATTCACCTACAGAACATAGACAACAGATTTATTTTTTCTTTTCAAATTGTAGGGGCACAGCATGCTGTGTATTAATTCATTGCAAGGTTCTTGTAAAAAAATCCAAGAGGGCACAAAGGAATTTTTACTCAGAGGGAAACGAAACATGTTTCGCCCCTACATTGTGAACTTTTTGCAAAGTCTTTGTGTCCTCTGTGGTAAAAGAATTAACCACTCAAATATACCGGTAGATAGGATGCTTTCGCTGATACAAGGGTAATGATTTTTAAATGTGTAGAGACGAAAAATTTTTTGTCTCTACAATATAATTCCTTTTTAAAGGGTGTGAAATTAAATAACGAGGCGAGGATACTTAATCTATTTTATTGTGAATGTTTAACAAATTTTCGTCATTTGTTTTTGTTCGTGTCTATTCTCTAATTCGTGGTTATAATTTTTTTACCAATTAAATTCATTAGACAAAGAAGGAAAGTAGATTATGTTATGAGATATTTACTTTTTTTCTTCATTCTTATTCTTGGTTTGCTCTATAGTATCATGAAGAATCCAAAAGACATTGTGTTATTTAAGTATTGTTTTTGTTCAGGTTATTTATATGCATTGAGATTCTTTGATTAAAGGTAAATAGGGAATTTATGCATCTTGTGCTATTGTGTATTCCGGTATTACCCGTTCTTCAGGATATGCTTCCAGCCCCATTTCACTTTTATCAAGACCTATGTATTCTTCATTAGCGTCAACCCGTAGACCTAATATCGCACGAATAGTTAACCATGCAATAGTAGCAACACATAGAACAAAAGCACCAACAGATATAATACCTATGAATTGAACAAGTAAAGATTTGTAACCTCCTCCGTAAAATAATCCTTTCTCCACATCAAATAATCCAACGGATAAAGTTCCCCAGATACCATTAACTAAATGGACAGAAATCGCACCTACGGGGTCATCTATTTTTATACGGTCAAAGAACAAAACACTTTCGACAACAATAAAACCTGCAACAATACCAATGATAACACTTCCAAAAACACTTACACCGTCACATGGGGCTGTAATAGCCACCAGACCCGCTAAAGACCCGTTTATTATCATGGTTAAATCGGGTTTGCCTAATCGAACCCATGCATATAGACAAGAAGCGATTATTCCCGTACTTGCCGCCATTGCCGTTGTTAATGCTACATGGGCAATTTTAAGAGGATTCGCTTCCATTGTGCTACCGGGATTGAAGCCAAACCATCCTAACCATAAAATTAACGCTCCCAATGTCGCTAATGCCAGATTATGTCCGGGAATTGGGGAAATCTCACCTTTTTTTCCATACTTCCCTAAACGAGGACCCAATAACCAAGCTCCTACTAAAGCCGACCATCCACCAATAGAATGAACTACAGTAGAACCTGCAAAGTCCTTAAATCCGACATCCATAAAAGAACTAAGCCAACCACCGCCCCAAATCCAATGACCTGCAATGGGATAAATCACTCCAGAAATTACTACAGAAAACAAAAGAAATGCAGAAAAACGAATTCTTTCCGCTACGGCACCTGAAACAATAGTCGCAGCCGTCCCGCAAAAAACAACCTGGAAGAAAAACTTGGCTTCTAAGGGAACTCCTGTCCAATTTAAAGATTTATATACACCTTGATAGAAATCTCCCATAGTAGGGCTGTTATCTGCACCCAGCAGAAAAAAGCCAGATAGTCCAATAAAGGGATTTCCATCACCAAACATCAATGCAAAGCCAACTGCCCAAAAGCATACTAAAGTAATTCCAAAAACCACAAAATTTTTGGTGAGAATATTTACAGCATTTTTAGCCCTGCAAAATCCCGCTTCTACACAGGCAAACCCGGCATTCATCCAGAATACAAGAAAAGCCGTAATAAGAACCCAGAGTGTATCCAAAATTACCTTTTGTGAGATAACACCTTCTCCTCCATCTTCAGCATAACTCAGGCAAGGTAAAAGTGAAAGGATTAATAATAAACCCAAAAGGAACTTCATTTTCTTTTCCATTAGTCAACTCCTTAATTACAATAATTTTTAAATTAATAAATTAAATACAATTGGGTTGAAAATGGAATAACAATTTTCATGCCGAACACGAAAATAATTTTATATCTCATTGGAAAACAATAATTTATATAATATAAGAAATAATTTTGAAAAAAATATTGGATTTTAATATTACATTTATGTATTATTTTTTTGTATAATACAACTTTTTGGTGGATTTCATTAGAAGAACAATGTTTAGAGGGTTATTGAATGTTGGGGGCTTCCGTTTCTTCTAAAAGTTTTCTTGCAGATTCTATCTGGGCATGGGCACCGACAAGGACAAGCACATCATTTGCTTGTAGAACAAAATCTCCGGGTGGACTGGGTGTAGGATTTCCGGCTCGAACTATAGCAATAACAGAACAACCCGTTCTCTTTCTTAATTCTATCTCTGCAAGTGTTTTCCCAATGGCGAAACTCTTCTCACCCAAATAATATGTTTGCGTAGTAGTCCGTTCCAAAATTTTTATCATCTCTTCAATTCCTGCACGCGAACTGGCTTTTCCTCGTAACATAGCATAACCATCTACACGCACAGCGATAGTTTCTGCCTCAACGATATTATCGGGGACACCACATCGTTTTAAGATATGTGCAATCACTTCGATAGAGGTCTCAAAGTCTTCTGGAATGACCTGTTTTGCTCCCAATTTTTTCAAAGGTTCAATTTCATGAACGAACCGTGTTTTCACCAAGATATAAAGATGGGGGTATCTTGAAGCAATTTGTCCTACAATCTTTCGGCAAGCCATAGGGTCGTTCAATGCAATAACAACTGCCTGAGCAGTATCTAAATCAGCTTGATTCAAAATAGTTCTTTGTATCGCATCCCCAATAATTAATTTGTTAGGAGAAAGTTCTTTGGCTTTTCGAGCTAATTCTTTGTTCATCTCTATGACGACAAAAGGAATCCCTGTAGATTTCAAGACTTTGGACAGATTTTCTCCTGTTAAGCCAAATCCAATAATGACCACATGAGGGCCTATATGCTCTTGCTTATCTTCCTCTTCCTTTTCTGATGAAAGCCATTGTGTTAAAAGACGATTTAAGGGTTCAATATACAACAGGAAGAAACTCCCAAGAATCATTGTAATTGTAGTAATAGCTGTTACTCCATCTAAAATATCCGATGAGATATAATCTCCTTTAGAGAATTCGCGACAAATAATAAAACCGAATTCACTAAGAGGTAATAATTGAACAGCCACAAGGATTGAGAGACGTGATGGAATTCCTGCTATTTTTAGTGCTACTCCGTTTAATAAAAATCGGACAATTAATATGCCTATTACAAGGATTAAAAACATTGAGAAATGCGTAATAACCCATTCCAGAGGGAAAGCCATTCCTAAAGAAATAAAGAATAGTGCATAAATAACATCTTGAAAAGGTTGCACTTCCGCAACTAATTGATGACGCTCATCCGATTGTCCCACTAAAAGCCCAGCAATGCATGCCCCTAATCCAGCAGACCAACCTAAATAATGAGCCACTAACGCTCCTAAAATAGCGCAAAATAATGCAAAGAGAGTAAGTAAATCCAGTCCTCCACGATATGCTATATAAGACACGACACGGGGAATAACATTCCTGCCGGGTATAATACTTATAAGTATAAGAGAGCCTATTACCAGACCAAGTATTTTTCCTGTTATTCCACCTTGAGATGAAGAATCTGAAGATAAAAATGAAATCAATACAAGGAAAGCAAGGGTTGCGATATCCTGAAAGATTAACAGTGTAGTTGTTAGCAAACCGTATGCAGTTTCTACCTCCCCACGGTCTTGAAGGTATCGAATTACCACCGCTGTGCTACTAAGACATAGGATAAAACTCAAAACAATTATTTTTAATCCTACACCTAATTCCGTAAGCCCATAAAGAAACAGGGCAAAAACGACGAACGGAATGGCGATTTGTAAACCACCCGCTTTCAATAAGGTTCCTGCAGATTTCAAAAATAAAGAGTGGCTTAATTCGAGACCAATAATAAATAATAGAAGCACGGCACCCCAATCAATGAAATAAGGAACCCATATTTTTGAAAACAATCCTAATCCTGAGGGTCCTAATATCACCCCTGCAAGTATAAAGCCGATAATGGAAGGAAACCGAATAGCACGGAATAACAGGGCGATAAGCAACGCAGTGCCAAAAAGAATACCCAAATATATGAGAATAGATACATCCATAAATTTAACTTATAATACCAAATTTTCTAAAAAAAATCAGGGAGAGTAAAATCTCTCCCTGAGAATCTCCTAAAAAAAATTTTTTTCGAGCACAAATTTATATTTTTGCTCCTGCCTTTACCTGTGGGGATTTCTTAACGGAACCTGACTTTGTCTGTCCTGCCAATCGCAATTGTCTTTGTTCACTCTTCTCCTGCCAAATAAGCACAATAGGCGAAGCCACAAAGATAGAAGAGTAAGTTCCAATTACAATTCCTACAAGTAGTGCCAATGCAAAATCATGAATAGCAATACCACCAAATATAAACAATACTACTACAGTAAATAATGTAGTTAATGAAGTTAAAATAGTTCGACTTAATGTTTCGTTAATAGATATATTAAGTATATCCATATACTTATATCCTTTGCCTCGATATAACTTCATATTTTCACGAACACGGTCGAATATGACGATAGTGTCATTCAAAGAATACCCAATAATAGTCAGAATCGCCGCAATAACACCCATATCAATTTGCCGACGCAACACAGCAAAAGTTCCTAATGTAATTGACACATCATGCACCAAAGCAAGAACAGCAGCAACACCAAATTTAAGTTCGAATCGGAACCAGAGATACATAATAATGAAAATAAATGACCAGAAAATACATTTAATTGCGTCTGTTCTCAGCTGTGCCCCGACCGCGGGACCGACTGTCTGCTGGTCTTCAATTGCCACATCTTCGAACTTCCCACTCTTTGTAAGAGGCGCCAGGGCTTTTTGAATCATTCCTCCAATATCACCTCCATCTATGTTCTTGGACATAGAGGCTGTCAAAGGAGCCGTATTGACAGTTCCTTCTTCTTTTTCTGTTGGAGGTGTTGAAGTAGAGGTTATTCCTTTTATATCTGTTTCTGCAATACGAATCAAAAAGCGATTTCCTGCTTCCACATCTTCTTCACTGGTTAATTGAACAATGGCTTTCCCAAAACCACTTTTTGCTAATGCTTCACGCACGGCTCCGGGTTGTATAGGTTGCTCATTGTTTATTTGCACATTAATATTTGTTCCCTGAACAAAATCAACTCCAAGGTTCTCCTTGCCTCTCCATGCAAACACTGCCATACCTGCTACTATTAATATTCCACTAAATAAAAAAGCATAATATCTGAGTTGCAGGAATGGAATTTTGGGTTTCATCGGAATAACACTTAACATATACAATGATTTTACAATTCTTCGGTCTAATAAAAAGTCAAATAATGCATGACAGACAACTAATGCAGCGAAAACACTGGCACATACACCTACACTTAATGTTATAGCAAACCCTTCAATCGGTCCTGTACCAAATTGTAATAGTACTGCAGCAGCTATCAATGTTGTGATATTGGCGTCGAGAATGGTTACAGCAGACCTTGCGAAACCATTGCTTACGGCTGTGGCTAAAGCATGACCTAATTTTAATTCTTCCCGAATGCGTTCATAAATAAGCACATTAGCGTCCACAGCCATACCGATGGTCAAAATAAGACCTGCAACACCCGGTAGTGTAAGAGTCATCTCAAAATATGCCATCAAGGCAAGAATTATCAGGAAGTTAACAACAAGTCCAATAAGAGCAACAAGCCCTGCCCAGAGGTAATAAACGACCATAAACCCACTTACAATTATTAAAGATATAACTGCTGAGGTTATGCTTTTATTTACCGCATCAGCACCCAGACTTGCGCCAACAATACGCGTAAACTCTTCCTTGACGGGGACAAACATTGAACCGGAATTTAAGGCAATAGCCAGGTCTGTTGCTTCGGGTTGTTCAAAGTTTCCAGTAATCTCACCTCTTGTTGTAATACGGTCTCTAATGACGGGTGCTGAACAAACCATACCATCGAGAACAATTGCCATGGCTTTATTGATATTTTTCTCGGTAGCTTCACCAAAAAGAGCCCCTGCGGAATTATTAAACTCAAATAGAATTTTCCAATGAGGGGGATTATTCTGGTCAGGAATAGCCATAGCAGAACGCAACCCATCACCCGAAGCAATGGGTTTTCTATCTATATAATATAATTTATAAACTTGGTCTTCATAGGGTTTCAGGGGTTGACTGAACGCTAACATCTTATCCTCAGGGATAATTCCTTCCTTTTCACAGGCTTCAATCAAACGACGAACGCGGTCATAATTCTCAACGCGGACTGTAAAATGGTCTCCTTTTAATTTCGGGCGTTGAATAAAGGCATTAAATTCTTCCGGATATTTGTCTTTTATTTTCTGAAATACCTGAATAATATCCGACATTTCTGCTACGATATGGAAATTTAATTGGGCTGTTTTCTTCACAAGATTTTTCGCCCGTTCTACATTTTTTTCACCCGGTAATTGTATTTGAATCTGATTAGTACCCAATGCCTGAATAACAGGTTCTTTGGCTTCAAATTCATTCACTCTTCGCCGTATTTGCTGAAGAACAATTTCCTGCACTTCTTTCTCAATATTGGCATCTGTATAGCGACGGTCTCGATATTCCTGCAACCGTTCCGGTGGCAAATCTTTAATATCAAAGCGAAGTACCATGTGTACTCCACCTTGCAGGTCTAATCCAAGATTTATAACACGGTCCCGGTCAAACTCTGCCCATCTACGAATGGTTTTCCACAAATCTTCGGTATAACTATGTTTTTTCTTTGCCCATTCATCATCTTCTTGTCTCCACCTTTCCAGACGGGCTTGACGAGCCTCATCAGACAGGGTAAGCCAACCTATAGTCGGATATACCTGAACTATTGACCAGATAATAACAATCCAGATAATTAATGCACGATACGGAATATTCATGGACCTAATTTTGCTCCTTTTATTGTTTATTGTTATAGAATGTTTTTATTTATTATATGTTAAAAAAATTATTTCTTTTTATCGCCATTCGCCTTTGAAACAATTTGGGCTACTGCACCACGAATGAAATCTATTTCAACTTTATCATCTACACGAAGTGTTACTTTCTCCTCAGATAAATCTACAACCGTTCCATACATTCCACCTGTAGTTACAACTTTATCTCCTTTTGCCAATGAATTTAACATTTCGCGCCGTTCCTTTTCTCTTTTTTGTTGGGGACGAATCATCAAAAAATACATAATCGCAATGAATGCTAAAATCATCGGAAGCATACTACCCCACGGGCTGGGAGGAGTTGCCGTTGTTTGTTCTCCCGCACTTTGTGCTGTAGAGACTGCCTCCGATGGAACTGCTTCTTCCGTCTGTGCCAAAAGAAATCGCCACATAAAAATACCTTTCTTAGCGTTTGTTCGGTAAAGGGAAAAATAAGTAGCACAATATATAAATCTACTTACACCTTAACCTCTAATTCCCTATATTATACTTGGAAAAGAAGTCGTTATAAAAATCGAGGTATCGGTTTTCCCGAATAGCCTGACGAACTTTTTCAAATAATTTTAACATAAAATAGACATTGTGTAAAGTATTCAAACGGAATGCCAAAATTTCTTTTGCTCTGTAAAGATGGCTCAAATAAGCGCGTGTATAGCGTTTACATACAGGGCAATCACACTCTTCATCTATAGGAGTAAAATCGCGAACAAACCGTGCATTGCGTATATTCAATTTTCCATGAGAGGTAAAAAGGCAACCATTGCGAGCATTTCTCGTAGGCATAACACAGTCGAACATGTCTACGCCACAACGAACAGCCCATAATACATCTTCCGGTGCACCTACTCCCATTAAATATCTTGGTTTCCTTTCGGGTAATAAATTTGCGGAAATTTCTGTGATGGTATGTCTTTCTTCATCTGTTTCACCTACACTCACTCCACCAATAGCAAAACCGGGAAAATCAATCTCACACAATTCCTCCGCACATTTTTTTCGTAAATCTTCATAAACACTGCCTTGTAAAATTCCGAATAATTGGGAATAAGAACCCTCCTTCTGTTCTTTCCAGTAATCAAAACCTTTTCTCTCCCATACGATTGTTCTCCGCATAGATTTTTCTGCATCTTTATGGGATATAGGATAAGGTGTGCACTCATCAAAACTCATAATAATATCGGCACCAATATCCATCTGAAACTGAATCATCTTTTCGGGTGTGATATGATGTCGCGAACCATCAATATGACTCTGGAAAATAACGCCTTCGTTCGTAACTTTATTCAGGTGGGCTAAACTAAACAATTGAAATCCACCCGAGTCGGTTAAAATAGGCTTTTCCCAACTCATAAAAGGATGTATCCCCCCCGCAACAGATAAGGTTTCCAACCCCGGACGCAAATACAGATGATACGCATTACAAAGAATGATGGTTGTTCCTATCTCCTCTAATTCTTCCTGCGTTAATGCCTTTACAGATGCTTGCGTGCCTACAGGCATAAACACAGGAACCTCTACTACCCCATGTTCCAGATGTATTTTTCCTGTTCTTGCATTACAATTTTTATCTTTATGTTCTATCTGAAAAAACATTTTTTAACCTGATTCAATATATATTAATAAATATTCATAAAATTTCTAAAACATTTAAAAATATTTCTTTTTTATTTCCTCTCTTTGCCTGTCCAAAGGTATAATAGTGTAATAAAATAAAGGATAAAAAATCAATACGATGAATTGTTACTTTTTTTCCTTTTCTTCATTTTTGTAAAATATTAACTGAAAATATATTTTTAAGGAGATAATTATTATGAGTTCAATCCTCGATGCATTGAAAAAACTCGAGGAAGAAAAACAGCGACAGTTAAAACTACTCGAAAAAGAAGAGGAAGAGGAACAAGAACTTTCAGAACCTATTTCCATTTCTGCTATAGCAAAACCAGAAAAACCTATTCCACTTCAAGATACAGTCGCTCCTGTTATATCACCGAAATTACTTATTGGCGGGATAATTGTATTTGTTATTGTAATAAGTATTATCTCTATATCTGCGTCTTTATGGGTTGTAAAAACACAAATTGCAAAAAATACAATTCCATCTACTTCTGCAGAAGTAATGACATCGCAGCAAAAGCCAACGGAAACACCCCCTCCCATAAACCAACCCGAGAAAGAGGTATCGCCACCACAGGAAATACAATCAGAAAATAAAGAAACGCCATCTACTCCTTCGGTAACGGATAATACGGCAGATAATGCAAAAGAGAAAACAGTTGTATCCGAACCTCCTCCATCTCCACCTATTTCAAATTCATCAAATAAACAGGAAACAACAAAAACAGAACCACCGGGAAAAAAGCCTGAAGCATCTATCCCTGTGGAACAGCCTGCAATTGCGACGGAACCTCCTGTTCAAGTTGCTAAAAATATACCCCGGGAGACACCGGCTCCTGTTGTGGAGGAAGTTAAGAAAGAAACTCCACCACCCACCCCTCCTCCGGAAATTAAAGAAGATGTTCCAGCACAAACAAGCAAGGAAACTCCTTCTTTAGAAAGTTCTCCTTCTATTGCAAATGTTACCTCAAATAATGAAACAACGAATCCAACGGATTCTCAAAAGCCAATCGTTTCTCAACCTACGCCAGCACAAACAACAACTTCTACCTCTGTTGTGACAAAAGATTTAGAGCCACCACCTTCGTTAAAACCTGAACAATTTCAGCAGGTATTATCATTACCAAAACCAAATACAGAAGAAACCGTAGATATGACAAGGTTACCTGTATTGAGAACATCAGACAGGGCTCGTTTAGGTCTGGATGATATGAAACTCAATGTCCTCCGCGAAGCAGGACCGAAAAATCCACATGGTTTAGCCATTATCAATCTTACAAAAGTATATGTAGGTGAAATGATTCCCGGCACATCTGTTCGATTGCTGGATGTAAAGACACACGGAATTGCTATTGAAGTAGTGGGCACTGGCGAACGGTACTATGTGCCTCGTTAATATGAATAAAAATTTTAATTGCTAAAGGAGTAAAGGTATGTTCAAAAAAATGTTATTGTTGATTGTTATATCTTGTATTTTCGTGTCTTGTGGTCCCTCCCAAAAAGCACCCACCCCAGAACCCGGAAAAAAGACCTTAGAAATAGCAGTTATACCGAAATCATTTTCCCATCAGTTCTGGTTAACTGTTAAAGCGGGAGCAGAACAAGCAGGGAAAGAATTGGGAGTAAAAATTGTATGGCAGGGAACAGCCAAAGAGACAGAAATTGAACAACAAATTAATATCGTTCAGGACATGATAAATCGCGGAGTCTCTGCCATTGTTCTTGCTGCCAGTGATGCTAATGCCCTCATTGGAATTGTAGAGACAGCTGTTAATAAAGGTATTCCTGTAATAACCATAGATTCGGGTGTTAATTCGGATAAGCCTATGTCCTTTGTAGCAACGGATAATGTAGCGGGTGCCAAAATCGCAGCGCAAACCCTTGCAAAACTTATCGGTGAAGAAGGGGAAGTGGGTTTAATTCCTTTCGTTGCAGGAGCCGCTACTTCTGAAATGCGGGAACGCGGATTTAAAGAAGG
The nucleotide sequence above comes from Candidatus Hydrogenedens sp.. Encoded proteins:
- a CDS encoding ABC transporter substrate-binding protein, whose product is MFKKMLLLIVISCIFVSCGPSQKAPTPEPGKKTLEIAVIPKSFSHQFWLTVKAGAEQAGKELGVKIVWQGTAKETEIEQQINIVQDMINRGVSAIVLAASDANALIGIVETAVNKGIPVITIDSGVNSDKPMSFVATDNVAGAKIAAQTLAKLIGEEGEVGLIPFVAGAATSEMRERGFKEGISAYPNIKLVSTLYSDSNVAKAMDVTNDMLTSFPNIKGIFAANESSAVGCAQAIRSKGKAGQIKIVAFDAAEEEIQALKEGVIQALIVQNPFKMGYLGVKSAYDAIQGKPVEKRIDTGVTIVTPENMNDPEIQKILNPS